CGCCTCGCCACAGTCGATCGGTGGTCCGACCATTACCGATGGTTCCCGATCATTCACTACGAAGCTTTGCCTTGAATAGGAGAGTTCGATCGACGTACCAGCTCTGTCACGATGATCGTCGCACTGGTGTGTCCCGCCCTGTGACTCGAGTATGCACCGATTACTGTCGGATTTTACCGGACTGAAGAAGTGGAATAGCTTTTCCGCGTTTCGTGTCCATCTCTCTTCCACTATGTCTCCCGCAACGAAGGGTCGAATCGATCATGTCTGAAGCCGATGCCGTCGACGCACTGGTGGAGCTAGGGCTTCGAACGTACGAGGCGCAGTGTTTCGTCGCACTCACACAACTCTCGGAGGGGACGGCAAAGGAGATCAGTCAAGTCGCCGATGTCCCCCAATCACGCGTCTACGATGTCGTCGAACAGTTACACCGGATCGGCCTCGTCGATGTCCAGGAGTCGGAGCCGCGCAGATACAGCGTCGTCCCCGTTGCGGTTGCCGGGAAACGACTGCAACAGGAGTATCGCGGCCACCTCGAGACCGCGACCACACATCTACAGGAACTCGAGCAACGGACGACCGACGAAGACGGTGTCTGGAAGGTTGCCAGCGATCAAGACGTACATAACCGGACGGCAGCGGCCATCGAGAACGCCACGAACGAGATCTATCTCCTCGTCGCGGACGAAGAGCTGCTCGAGCCGGCCCTGTTCGAGCGACTCGATGCCGCGCGCAAGCGGTGCGTTGCAGTCTTCGTCGAAGTTCCGTCGGTATCGGCTCGACAGGCCATCCACAATGTCGTCTCGACAGCGAACGTTGCTGTCACCGGTTTCGACTTCGATTCGTACAGCGAAACGGATCGGGAACTCGGTCGACTGCTGTTGGTCGACCGGGAGACGATCGTGTTGAGTGCGCTGACGGAGGGACTCGTCCCGAGCGAAACGACCGAAACGGGGGTCTGGTCCAGCGAGCGAGGTCACGGGCTCGTCGTCTGGCTCCGATATACCCTCGAGGAACGACTGGCAGCGCTCGAGTTCGAAACCGGTGACCCGGTCGGGCCGTACGACCCGAACGCGGAGTGTACGACGTGCGAAGAATGAGTGGCGCAGTTGCAATCGACGAGCCAGCGGTCAGCGCGTGACCGCGGTCGTCGACCTTACTGGAAGGTGCGGCCGAGCTGTTCGTCCTGCCCGGGTTCGGCCTGCTGGAGCTCGCCTTCGAGTTCCTCGTACTGCTCGCGGGTGTCGGGAGAGACGCTCGGGTTGACCTCGTCGAGCGCGTGCTCGAAGTGTTCCTTGCTGATGCGGACGTTGCCGATGGTGTCGCCCATCTCCTCGGAGTCGACCGAGTTGATGAACTCGCGGCTGGCGGCCATCGAAGCCTCGCGACAGACCGCTTCGATGTCGGCACCGACGTAGCCCTCTGTCTTGCCCGCGAGCCACTCAAGGTCGACCGATTCGGCTAGCGGCTTGTCGCGGGTGTGAACATCGAAGATCTTCTTGCGACCGTCCTCGTCGGGAACCGGCACGTGAACGTGACGGTCGAGGCGTCCGGGACGGAGCAGGGCGCTGTCGATCAGGTCCGGCCGGTTGGTCGTGGCGATCACGACGACGTCCTCGAGTTCCTCGAGGCCGTCGAGTTCGGTCAGGAGCTGGGAGACGACGCGTTCACCGACGCCGGAGTCACCCTGGTGCTGGCCGCGTTTGCCTGCGATCGAGTCTATCTCGTCGAAGAAGATCACGGTCGGTGCGTTCGACCGTGCCTTCTCGAAGACCTCTCGGACGCCCTTCTCGGACTCGCCGACGTACTTGTTCAGCAGTTCGGGGCCCTTGATCGAGATGAAGTTCGACTGGGCCTCGTTGGCGACGGCCTTGGCGAGCAGCGTCTTCCCCGTGCCCGGTGGACCGTACATGAGGACGCCCTTGGCGGCCTGCATGTCCATCTGATCGAACACCTCGGGGTAGTCCAGCGGCCACTGGATCGTCTCGCGGAGTTGCTCTTTGGTATTGTCTAGTCCACCGACGTCGTTCCAGGTGACGTCGGGGACCTCGACGAAGACCTCGCGCATCGCGGAGGGCTGGATGCCCTTGAGCGCCTCCTTGAAGTCTCGCTCGCTCACTTCCAGGGAGTCGAGCACGTCGGCGTCGATTTCCTCGGACTCGAGGTCGAGTTCGGGGCGGATGCGACGGAGCGCGTTCATCGCGCTCTCGCGGGCCAGCGACTCGAGGTCGGCACCGACGAAGCCGTGCGTGCTCTCGGCGTACTGATCGAGGTCGATCCCCTCGTCTAAGGGCATCCCGCGGGTGTGGACCTGCAGGATCTCCTTGCGGCCCTCCTTGTCGGGCACGCCGATCTCGATCTCGCGGTCGAAGCGACCGCCGCGGCGGAGCGCTGGATCGATCGCGTCGACACGGTTGGTCGCAGCGATGACTGTCACGCGACCCCGTTCCTCGAGGCCGTCCATCAGGCTGAGAAGTTGGGCGACGACGCGTCGTTCGACGTCACCGCCGGCCTCCTCGCGCTTGGCCGCGATGGAGTCGAGTTCGTCGATGAAGATAATCGAGGGGGCGTTCTCCTCAGCCTCCTCGAAGACCTCGCGGAGCTGTTCCTCGGACTCACCGTAGTACTTCGACATGATCTCCGGGCCGGAGATCGTCTCGAAGTGAGCGTCGATCTCGTTGGCGACGGCCTTGGCCATCAGGGTCTTCCCCGTTCCCGGCGGGCCGTGCAGGAGGACGCCCTTCGGCGGTTCGATCCCCAGCTGCTGGAACAGCTCGGGGTGGCGCATCGGCAGTTCGATCATCTCGCGGACCTGGTCGAGCTCGTCGTCTAAGCCACCGATGTCCTCGTAAGCGACATCCGGGACGCCCTCTGCGGACCCGCTACCGGACTGGACTTGTTCGGCAGGGGTCTCGGAGATTTCGATGCTCGTCGAATCCGTGATGACAACGGTGCCCGACGGCGAGGTGCTCGCAATCTTCAGCGGGACCGACTGGCCGGAACCGGCCATGGGCCCGAACGAGAGCGAGAACGGTACCGTCTGACCCTCGGTGACGGCCTGACCGGAAAGCTTGTCGCGGACGAGCGGACCGATGTCACCGCGGATCCGCAGATTCTGGGGCAAGGCGACGGTGACCGATTTGGCCGGTTTGACATCGGCGGGTTCGATGGTGACACTGTCGTCGATACCGACGTCGGCCTCCTGGCGCAGGCGGCCGTCGATTCGGACGATGCCGCGTCCCTCGTCTTCGGGGTAGCCGGGCCAAACGCGAGCGACGGCCTGACTCTCGCTTTTGCCCTTGATGACGATGTAGTCCCCGTTCTCGAGGTCGAGTTCGTTCATGGAGACACGATCGATCGCGGCCAGTCCGCGACCGGCGTCCTTTTGTTTAAGTGGTTTGACAGTAAGTTTCATAGTTCCTCCTCCAGTTCGATAGTGAGAACGCCGTTTTTGATAAACGTGTGCGGGTTCTCGGTATCTGCAGGGAGTTCGATCTCGTACTGGTCATCGGCGATGACGACGATAACAGTACCGTCGACGATGTCGACCGATGCGTCGGCCTCCTCGGTACCGAAGTCGACAGCCATCACTGTGCTGTCGTCGTATTCGTATCGACGAGCCACCTGTCCCTCTTCGGGGGTGAATTGTTCGGGAGTCATGCTGTAACTAACCCAAGGTAAGCGCCGAAAATATATAAGCCTTTCGGCGGCTAATCGCATGAAGGCAGCGTACTAGATGAGAAGATGATTGTTCGTAGTTCACGGTTTCGATCACCGCGGACGCTCGTCCGGGAACGGTACCGCGGAGTTCGGTCGGACAGATCATAGCCCCGCTGCTGGCGTTCTCCGGTTGCTGTCGAATCGAGTCTTTATGCCCGTCCCCGGTGTGGCGTTCCGTATGGAAATGGTACCACACCACGGCCGGGAGACGGCATACGATGTCGTCGACCGAGGCGGGGACGGACCGCCGATCTGTTGCGTCCACGGGAGCGGGGGATCGCGCGACGTCTGGGCAGGCCAGCGGCCGCTCGCGGACGCTCATCCAATCGTCACGATCGATCTCAGCGGCCACGGTGACTCGGACAATATCGATGCGAGCGCCGGCTACTCGACGCTGTCGGCCTACGCCGACGACGTGCTGGCCGTCGTCGAAGCGACGGATTCGGAGGTCCTCGTCGGCAACTCGCTGGGCGGTGCCGTCGTCCTCCAGATCCTAATCGAGCGCGAGTTTAACCCCGAAGCGGCCGTGCTGACGGGAACCGGTGCGCGACTCGGCGTGCTCGAGGACCTGCTGGCATGGCTCAAGTCCGACTTCGAGCGGGCGGTCGAGTTCCTCCATGGCCCGGATCGGCTCTTTCACGACCCCAATCCGGAGCTCCGAGAGCGATCGATGGAACGGATGTACGACACCGGACAGGCGGTCACGCGCCGGGATTTCCTGACCTGCCACGAGTTCGACGTCCGCGATCGCATCGATTCGATCGACATCCCTACCCTCGCGGTGTACGGAGAGTACGACCAACTGACGCCGCCGTGGTTCCACGAGTATCTCGCCGACGAAATCGACGGAGCCGGCATCGCCGAAATCGAGGATGCTGCCCATCTGGCGATGGTCGAGCAACCGGCCGCGTTCAACGGCGTCGTCGAGGAATTCCTGGCGGGAATCGCCAGGGATCGAAACCGAGACTGGTACTGAGAGCTGGCGAAAAACGGCTGCCGCAACGAGGTGGCGATTCGAACGCCGCGGGACTACCTGCGCTGCTCGAGGGAGACAAACGAATCCGTGGTCGCAGTGATCCACTGTGCCGACACTATCTCCTCGCTGATTTCCTCCGGGAACATCGTACAGACCGCCACGTCCGCCTGTTCGACGGTGACGTGCTGTAGCCGCGATGGACGATCGGTAGGCGACCCGAACTCAGGAGACGTCTCGGTCGACGGTTCTGACATGATATCGGTCCTCCGCGTTGTCTTCGAGGTACTCCAGCACGATATATAAACTCCCCCGCTAAATCCGGCGGATGCCGATATCGTATAGTCGGTTGCTATAGTAGCCTCTGGCTCGAGTCGACATCCCTTTTGGACGACCGCCGGTCGAAGATCCGCCTCGAATGCTCCCGACTGAAAGACGGGACCACGCTCGAGGGGACGATTCGCAACGACGCTCGAGATACTCTCTGCCGCGACCGTCAGCCGATCAATAGATGTCGTCGAGGTCGCTCTCCTCGTGGCTGTGTTCCTCGGCGGGGAACTCACCGGACTCGACTGCCGACACGTACTCCCCAACCGCGGACTCCATCTCGGCGCGGACGTTCCCGAACTGCGTCGAGAACGAGGGCGACCACTCGCTCAACCCGATCGCGTCGTCGACCACGAGTACCTGCCCGTCACAGTCCGGTCCGGCACCGATTCCGATCGTCGGGATGTCCAGTGCCGCGGTCACGTCGGCCGCGAGATTCGACGGGACGTGCTCCAAGACTAGCGAGAACGCACCGGCGTCCTCGTGGGCCTCGGCTAACTCGAGGATACGTTCCGCGGCCGCCTGATCCGTCCCCTGTCGGGGATAGCCGCCGTACTGATTAACGTGCTGGGGAGTCAGCCCGAGGTGGGCCATCACCGGAATCCCGAGTTGGACCAGTTTCTCGGTTAGGTCGACGGTGTGAGGACCACACTCGAGTTTGACCGCGTGGGCGTCTTCCTCCTTGAGCATCCGGCCCGCGTTCTCGAGGCTGGCTGCTTCGTCGATCCCGACCGAGAGGAAGGGCATATCGGCGACGATGAGGGCGTCGTCGGTCGCTCGCGCGACCGCGCCGGTGTGACGAGCCATGTCGTCGACTGTCACTGGAAGGGTGTTTTCGTAGCCCAGGCTGGCGTTGCCGAGGCTGTCCCCGACGAGAATGACGTCGACGCCGGCTTCGTCGACGATCGACGCTGTGGGCGCGTCGTAGGCCGTCAACATCGTGATCGGTTCCTCGCCCGCGTTCGCCCGGAGATCCCGCACGGTAGGCATACACACAGGTTAGTACCCCATGATTAAACCTCGTTGTGCTTCGGCAACCGTTCCCGCGTCTCGACGCCCCTCGCGTTCGTGTCTCTCGCGCGGACCCGGCGCGCTTAAGAGGGATCGGTCGCCATACTCACGCGTGCCTGAACGCGTCGGAAC
This genomic stretch from Natrinema sp. SYSU A 869 harbors:
- a CDS encoding helix-turn-helix domain-containing protein, encoding MSEADAVDALVELGLRTYEAQCFVALTQLSEGTAKEISQVADVPQSRVYDVVEQLHRIGLVDVQESEPRRYSVVPVAVAGKRLQQEYRGHLETATTHLQELEQRTTDEDGVWKVASDQDVHNRTAAAIENATNEIYLLVADEELLEPALFERLDAARKRCVAVFVEVPSVSARQAIHNVVSTANVAVTGFDFDSYSETDRELGRLLLVDRETIVLSALTEGLVPSETTETGVWSSERGHGLVVWLRYTLEERLAALEFETGDPVGPYDPNAECTTCEE
- a CDS encoding CDC48 family AAA ATPase, whose translation is MKLTVKPLKQKDAGRGLAAIDRVSMNELDLENGDYIVIKGKSESQAVARVWPGYPEDEGRGIVRIDGRLRQEADVGIDDSVTIEPADVKPAKSVTVALPQNLRIRGDIGPLVRDKLSGQAVTEGQTVPFSLSFGPMAGSGQSVPLKIASTSPSGTVVITDSTSIEISETPAEQVQSGSGSAEGVPDVAYEDIGGLDDELDQVREMIELPMRHPELFQQLGIEPPKGVLLHGPPGTGKTLMAKAVANEIDAHFETISGPEIMSKYYGESEEQLREVFEEAEENAPSIIFIDELDSIAAKREEAGGDVERRVVAQLLSLMDGLEERGRVTVIAATNRVDAIDPALRRGGRFDREIEIGVPDKEGRKEILQVHTRGMPLDEGIDLDQYAESTHGFVGADLESLARESAMNALRRIRPELDLESEEIDADVLDSLEVSERDFKEALKGIQPSAMREVFVEVPDVTWNDVGGLDNTKEQLRETIQWPLDYPEVFDQMDMQAAKGVLMYGPPGTGKTLLAKAVANEAQSNFISIKGPELLNKYVGESEKGVREVFEKARSNAPTVIFFDEIDSIAGKRGQHQGDSGVGERVVSQLLTELDGLEELEDVVVIATTNRPDLIDSALLRPGRLDRHVHVPVPDEDGRKKIFDVHTRDKPLAESVDLEWLAGKTEGYVGADIEAVCREASMAASREFINSVDSEEMGDTIGNVRISKEHFEHALDEVNPSVSPDTREQYEELEGELQQAEPGQDEQLGRTFQ
- a CDS encoding Hsp20/alpha crystallin family protein; its protein translation is MTPEQFTPEEGQVARRYEYDDSTVMAVDFGTEEADASVDIVDGTVIVVIADDQYEIELPADTENPHTFIKNGVLTIELEEEL
- a CDS encoding alpha/beta hydrolase translates to MEMVPHHGRETAYDVVDRGGDGPPICCVHGSGGSRDVWAGQRPLADAHPIVTIDLSGHGDSDNIDASAGYSTLSAYADDVLAVVEATDSEVLVGNSLGGAVVLQILIEREFNPEAAVLTGTGARLGVLEDLLAWLKSDFERAVEFLHGPDRLFHDPNPELRERSMERMYDTGQAVTRRDFLTCHEFDVRDRIDSIDIPTLAVYGEYDQLTPPWFHEYLADEIDGAGIAEIEDAAHLAMVEQPAAFNGVVEEFLAGIARDRNRDWY
- the panB gene encoding 3-methyl-2-oxobutanoate hydroxymethyltransferase yields the protein MPTVRDLRANAGEEPITMLTAYDAPTASIVDEAGVDVILVGDSLGNASLGYENTLPVTVDDMARHTGAVARATDDALIVADMPFLSVGIDEAASLENAGRMLKEEDAHAVKLECGPHTVDLTEKLVQLGIPVMAHLGLTPQHVNQYGGYPRQGTDQAAAERILELAEAHEDAGAFSLVLEHVPSNLAADVTAALDIPTIGIGAGPDCDGQVLVVDDAIGLSEWSPSFSTQFGNVRAEMESAVGEYVSAVESGEFPAEEHSHEESDLDDIY